The following proteins are encoded in a genomic region of Herminiimonas arsenicoxydans:
- the fdxA3 gene encoding Ferredoxin 1 (Evidence 2a : Function of homologous gene experimentally demonstrated in an other organism; PubMedId : 2826477, 680138; Product type c : carrier), whose translation MTFVVTEPCIQCKYTDCVTVCPMDCFMEGPNFLVINPDECIDCSMCVAECPVGAIVGDRELAADQAHFLELNRSLSAHPDWQRITMSKPALPEHEKWARTTTKLSLLLESPEKEVA comes from the coding sequence ATGACTTTTGTCGTTACGGAACCGTGCATCCAGTGCAAATATACGGATTGCGTCACAGTTTGCCCGATGGACTGCTTCATGGAAGGGCCGAATTTCCTGGTAATCAATCCGGATGAATGCATAGACTGTTCGATGTGCGTCGCTGAATGCCCGGTCGGCGCCATCGTCGGCGACCGCGAACTGGCGGCCGATCAGGCGCATTTTCTGGAGTTGAATCGCAGCTTGTCCGCACATCCGGATTGGCAGCGCATCACGATGTCCAAGCCGGCGCTGCCGGAACATGAAAAATGGGCCAGGACAACGACCAAACTCTCCTTATTGCTGGAGTCACCTGAAAAGGAAGTCGCATGA
- a CDS encoding Conserved hypothetical protein (Evidence 4 : Homologs of previously reported genes of unknown function), which yields MSAHNYRVTLEYLGGKHAQSDLHAPVQFEVGNHDDLFNIIHRVQTAQLTDADTAAALALGMKLFGEVMLKHRKDPLFEKLQPAYREFIGAFKERITAGQEGQIQPLA from the coding sequence ATGAGCGCACACAATTATCGCGTCACATTGGAATATCTGGGCGGCAAGCATGCGCAGAGCGATCTGCATGCTCCCGTGCAGTTTGAAGTCGGCAACCACGATGATCTGTTCAATATCATTCATCGTGTGCAGACCGCGCAACTGACGGATGCCGATACTGCTGCTGCGCTGGCGCTAGGCATGAAACTGTTCGGTGAAGTGATGCTCAAGCACCGCAAGGATCCATTGTTTGAAAAACTGCAGCCCGCCTATCGCGAATTCATAGGCGCGTTCAAGGAGCGCATCACGGCAGGGCAAGAAGGCCAGATACAGCCATTAGCCTGA
- a CDS encoding Conserved hypothetical protein, putative catalytic LigB subunit of aromatic ring-opening dioxygenase (Evidence 4 : Homologs of previously reported genes of unknown function), which produces MNSKKLPTLFIPHGGGPCFFMDWPGDPHMWDRMADFLRGVDAAVGTRPKAILIISGHWEEDEFTVGSNPQPSLIYDYQGFPAHTYALTYPAPGAPELAARVQNLLVEAGLPAQLDTQRGWDHGVFIPLKVMYPNADVPIVQLSMKKGLDTATHLRAGQALQALREEGVLIIGSGMSFHNMRGFSPAYKDASQQFDDWLANMATQEEAARNTLLQHWQDAPHARQVQPHPDHLLPLMVAAGAAGSDKGRRIFEDTVMNVVVSAIAFGDME; this is translated from the coding sequence ATGAACAGCAAAAAATTACCCACCCTCTTCATCCCGCATGGCGGCGGCCCATGTTTTTTCATGGACTGGCCGGGCGATCCGCATATGTGGGATCGCATGGCGGATTTTTTACGCGGCGTAGACGCTGCTGTCGGCACACGTCCGAAAGCGATACTCATCATTTCCGGTCACTGGGAAGAGGACGAGTTCACCGTCGGCAGCAATCCACAGCCGTCGCTGATTTACGATTATCAAGGCTTCCCGGCGCATACGTATGCGTTGACCTATCCCGCACCCGGTGCACCGGAGCTGGCCGCGCGCGTACAAAATCTGCTGGTCGAAGCCGGCCTGCCGGCACAGCTCGATACGCAACGCGGCTGGGATCATGGCGTCTTCATTCCCTTGAAGGTAATGTATCCGAACGCCGATGTGCCTATCGTGCAGTTATCGATGAAAAAAGGACTGGATACAGCCACCCATCTACGCGCCGGCCAGGCGCTGCAAGCATTGCGCGAAGAAGGCGTGCTGATCATAGGCAGCGGCATGAGTTTTCACAATATGCGCGGCTTCAGTCCGGCATACAAGGACGCTTCACAACAATTCGATGACTGGCTGGCCAATATGGCAACGCAGGAAGAAGCGGCGCGCAATACATTGCTGCAGCACTGGCAGGATGCGCCACATGCACGACAGGTGCAGCCGCATCCAGATCATTTGCTGCCTTTGATGGTAGCCGCAGGTGCCGCAGGCAGCGACAAGGGAAGACGCATCTTTGAAGACACTGTAATGAACGTCGTCGTCTCAGCCATTGCATTCGGCGATATGGAGTGA
- a CDS encoding Hypothetical protein (Evidence 5 : No homology to any previously reported sequences), with protein MMFKRFGIAYPPAQFMTAAESLRLVEKAGTNVIYIKCDDVPVEN; from the coding sequence ATGATGTTCAAACGATTCGGTATCGCATATCCGCCAGCGCAATTCATGACTGCCGCCGAAAGTTTAAGACTAGTCGAGAAGGCAGGCACCAATGTGATCTATATCAAGTGCGACGATGTTCCTGTTGAGAATTGA
- a CDS encoding Putative Hsp20-like chaperone (Evidence 3 : Function proposed based on presence of conserved amino acid motif, structural feature or limited homology; Product type ps : putative structure), whose product MVNNLMRFSPFNNIVRFEPFTGFDDMFRDFSLSPALQAFEAGQEMKMDVSETEQAYTVKANVPGMKKEDIKIDIDGNQVSISAQTTQVKEQKEGETVVRSERYSGRLYRSFSLGHDIDAAHAVAKYQDGVVELTLPKKVGNGAKQLTIS is encoded by the coding sequence ATGGTTAATAATCTGATGCGCTTTTCTCCATTTAACAATATCGTACGGTTCGAACCCTTCACGGGATTTGATGACATGTTCCGGGATTTCAGCCTGAGTCCCGCTCTTCAGGCATTTGAAGCCGGACAGGAAATGAAAATGGATGTGTCGGAAACAGAGCAAGCCTACACAGTGAAAGCCAACGTTCCCGGCATGAAAAAAGAAGACATAAAAATAGATATTGACGGTAATCAGGTTTCGATTTCGGCGCAGACCACACAAGTCAAAGAACAGAAAGAAGGGGAAACGGTCGTGCGCAGCGAGCGATATTCCGGGCGCTTGTATCGCAGCTTTTCGCTGGGACATGACATTGATGCTGCACACGCTGTTGCAAAATATCAGGATGGTGTAGTCGAGCTGACACTTCCCAAAAAGGTTGGCAATGGCGCCAAGCAACTGACGATCAGCTAG
- a CDS encoding Conserved hypothetical protein, putative ATPase involved in DNA repair (Evidence 4 : Homologs of previously reported genes of unknown function) → MKNIRYPLLAFCFLFITGCDRNEMNVPKTKPVGEQSSSPNTAEKDREQKNQFLKATREELDRLQQDLDALKAKAANTSEAAKAKIDSEIQDLQKQQQVLETKWKAFQEEGSNAWRAVEKSFKESIENLRSAIRKITPNKG, encoded by the coding sequence ATGAAAAACATACGATATCCCTTGCTGGCATTCTGTTTTCTATTCATTACCGGCTGCGATCGAAATGAAATGAATGTACCCAAGACAAAGCCGGTGGGCGAACAGTCGTCATCGCCCAACACGGCAGAGAAGGATCGTGAACAAAAGAATCAATTCTTGAAGGCAACAAGAGAAGAACTGGATCGCTTGCAACAGGATCTGGACGCCTTGAAAGCAAAAGCAGCCAACACGTCCGAAGCAGCAAAAGCGAAAATTGATTCGGAAATTCAAGACCTCCAGAAACAACAGCAAGTTCTTGAAACAAAATGGAAGGCATTTCAGGAAGAAGGCAGCAATGCCTGGCGAGCTGTCGAAAAATCATTTAAGGAATCAATTGAAAATCTGAGAAGCGCCATTCGAAAAATTACTCCGAATAAAGGCTAG